A stretch of Mycobacterium sp. ITM-2016-00316 DNA encodes these proteins:
- a CDS encoding bifunctional nitrate reductase/sulfite reductase flavoprotein subunit alpha, translated as MTPTAGETTRTACSYCGVGCGIEVTTAPDAVTGLPVIARVSGDRLHPTNFGRLCTKGATHAEMMAATDGRLTTALVRGARGGEAMPVPVDAAVAEAGRRLRAIVDEHGPDAVALYVSGQMSIEAQYLATKLAKGYLRTVHIESNSRLCMASAGTGYKQSLGADGPPGSYTDFDSADLFFVIGANMADCHPILFLRMADRIKSGAKLIVVDPRRTATADKADLYLAIKPGTDLALLNGLLHLLVQNGDIDHDFIAEHTEGWDAMPAFLADYPPERVAEITGIPEADIRTAAAMIAESGEWMTCWTMGLNQSTHGTWNTNAICNLHLATGAICRPGSGPMSLTGQPNAMGGREMGYMGPGLPGQRAVLSAEDRQFCEQQWGLDPGTIRSDVGPGTIAMFEQAAAGEIKACWIICTNPVATVPNRATVITGLETAELVITQDAYVDTATNRYADIMLPAALWAETDAVMVNSERNLTLLQQSVPPVGDARADWELICGVAEYLGFGEDFAYKSGSEIFDEIRRFANPRTGYDLRGASYERLRDTPLQWPCPPEGEATTTDGRNPIRYLNDGVSQTLHVEENGHRPRLAFATPTRRAQFFARPHMDARELPDDDYPMVLNTGRLQHQWHTMTKTGRVDKLNKLNAAPFVEVHPDDAAAQGITKGQQVQLTSRRGRAVLPVQITDRVQPGNVWVPFHWNDEHGEYLTVNALTNDAVDADSLQPELKVCAVRLRPIPVERPDPFGLASMTPEFTEDEKYYLSGFLAGLDAGTPGVPVLPASAPVRAQVRLWVDGLLAGTYSRAEPERLTGTGPMVLWASQTGNAEEFAAQLAARLSGARLITMNDAVLEDLPAAGDVVFVTSTFGDGGPPDNGAEFWDRLVSADAPTLDGVRYSVLGIGDQSYDNFCGHAKALDARLAELGAVRSVDRADCEIYDEAPMAAWADEVIAGLDAAPAPIAPATPTSPVALTRNAPVHAPLCRNTRLTPLSAAKEVRQFGFDISEHVAEHGAGYAVGDSLGVFVTNSEESVSVWLAATGLSGNEIIEVDGADTDLRSALTFSYDICRVTPNLLGFVAERSRDAKKLRKSGDKTAWLAGRNGLDIVEEFALRADALEWQDALVRLTPRQYSISSSPLVSPHEVQLTVSVVRYRSARGENRGGVASTYLADRASSVPVFVQRSPNFRPPAESATPMIMVGPGTGIAPFRGFLQERRALGHTGRNWLFFGDQHRAENFYYRDELEHMVADGLLNHLDLAFSRDQASRIYVQHKMLDAGAELWRWMEDGAHFYVCGDATRMARDVDDALTKIIRTYGSMSAEAAHDYKKELVATKRYVRDVY; from the coding sequence ATGACGCCGACCGCGGGAGAGACGACGCGTACCGCGTGTTCGTACTGCGGTGTGGGATGCGGCATCGAGGTCACCACGGCGCCGGATGCGGTGACCGGGCTCCCCGTCATCGCCAGGGTCAGCGGGGACAGGCTGCATCCCACCAACTTCGGCAGGCTGTGCACCAAGGGCGCCACCCACGCCGAGATGATGGCCGCCACCGACGGCCGGCTGACCACTGCGCTGGTGCGCGGGGCGCGCGGCGGCGAAGCCATGCCGGTGCCGGTGGACGCGGCCGTGGCCGAGGCGGGCCGGCGGTTGCGGGCCATCGTCGACGAGCACGGGCCCGATGCCGTTGCGTTGTACGTGTCCGGCCAGATGTCCATCGAGGCGCAGTATCTGGCGACCAAACTGGCCAAGGGCTATCTGCGCACCGTGCACATCGAGTCGAACTCCCGGCTGTGCATGGCGAGCGCAGGAACCGGATACAAGCAGTCCCTCGGTGCGGACGGCCCGCCGGGGTCCTACACCGATTTCGACTCGGCCGACCTGTTCTTCGTGATCGGTGCGAACATGGCCGACTGCCATCCGATCCTGTTCTTGCGGATGGCAGACCGGATCAAATCCGGTGCCAAGCTCATCGTGGTGGACCCGCGGCGCACCGCGACCGCGGACAAGGCCGACCTGTACCTGGCGATCAAACCCGGCACCGATCTGGCGCTGCTCAACGGACTGTTGCACCTGCTCGTCCAGAACGGCGACATCGACCACGATTTCATCGCCGAACACACCGAGGGCTGGGACGCGATGCCGGCCTTCCTGGCCGACTACCCGCCCGAGCGCGTCGCCGAGATCACCGGGATCCCCGAGGCCGACATCCGCACCGCCGCCGCGATGATCGCGGAATCGGGGGAGTGGATGACCTGCTGGACCATGGGGCTCAACCAGAGCACACACGGCACCTGGAACACCAACGCCATCTGCAATCTGCACCTCGCGACCGGAGCGATCTGTCGGCCCGGAAGCGGTCCGATGTCACTGACCGGACAGCCCAACGCCATGGGTGGTCGCGAGATGGGCTATATGGGACCGGGGCTCCCCGGCCAGCGTGCGGTGCTGTCGGCCGAGGACCGGCAATTCTGCGAGCAGCAGTGGGGGCTGGACCCCGGCACGATCCGTTCCGATGTCGGCCCCGGCACCATCGCGATGTTCGAGCAGGCGGCCGCCGGGGAGATCAAGGCCTGCTGGATCATCTGCACCAATCCCGTTGCCACCGTGCCGAATCGAGCGACCGTCATCACCGGACTCGAGACGGCCGAACTGGTGATCACCCAAGACGCCTACGTCGACACGGCCACCAACCGCTACGCCGACATCATGCTGCCCGCCGCGCTCTGGGCCGAGACCGATGCCGTCATGGTCAACTCCGAGCGCAACCTCACACTGCTGCAGCAGTCGGTCCCGCCCGTCGGGGACGCCCGGGCGGACTGGGAACTGATCTGCGGCGTCGCCGAATACCTGGGCTTCGGTGAGGATTTCGCCTACAAGTCGGGCTCGGAGATCTTCGACGAGATCCGCCGGTTCGCCAACCCCCGCACCGGATATGACCTGCGTGGGGCCAGTTATGAGCGGCTGCGGGACACCCCGCTGCAGTGGCCCTGCCCGCCCGAGGGGGAGGCCACGACCACAGATGGCCGGAATCCCATCCGCTACCTGAACGACGGGGTGTCCCAGACCCTGCACGTCGAGGAGAACGGGCACCGGCCGCGGCTGGCCTTCGCGACACCGACCCGGCGGGCGCAGTTCTTCGCCCGCCCGCACATGGACGCCCGCGAGCTGCCCGACGACGACTACCCGATGGTGCTGAACACCGGCCGGTTGCAGCACCAGTGGCACACCATGACCAAGACCGGCCGGGTCGACAAACTCAACAAGCTCAACGCCGCACCTTTTGTGGAGGTGCACCCGGATGACGCTGCCGCGCAGGGCATCACCAAGGGGCAGCAGGTGCAGCTGACCTCGCGGCGTGGGCGGGCCGTGCTGCCCGTGCAGATCACCGACCGGGTGCAGCCGGGCAATGTATGGGTGCCGTTCCACTGGAACGACGAACACGGCGAATACCTGACGGTCAACGCCCTGACCAATGACGCCGTCGACGCCGATTCGCTGCAGCCCGAGCTCAAGGTGTGCGCGGTACGGCTGCGTCCCATTCCGGTGGAGCGCCCCGACCCGTTCGGGCTGGCGTCGATGACACCGGAGTTCACCGAGGACGAGAAGTACTACCTGTCCGGCTTTCTCGCCGGACTGGACGCCGGCACACCCGGTGTGCCGGTGCTCCCGGCATCGGCCCCGGTGCGCGCCCAGGTCCGGCTGTGGGTGGACGGCCTGCTGGCCGGGACCTATTCACGCGCGGAACCCGAACGTCTCACCGGGACCGGGCCGATGGTCTTGTGGGCCTCCCAGACCGGCAACGCCGAGGAGTTCGCCGCCCAACTGGCCGCCCGGTTGTCCGGGGCCCGGCTGATCACGATGAACGATGCCGTCCTGGAAGATCTCCCAGCGGCAGGTGACGTGGTGTTCGTCACCAGTACCTTCGGTGACGGTGGGCCGCCCGACAACGGTGCCGAGTTCTGGGACCGGTTGGTGTCCGCGGACGCGCCCACCCTCGACGGTGTGCGGTACTCGGTGCTGGGCATCGGCGACCAGTCCTACGACAATTTCTGTGGGCATGCCAAGGCCTTGGATGCCCGGCTCGCGGAGCTGGGAGCCGTCCGGTCCGTCGACCGCGCCGACTGCGAAATCTACGACGAGGCGCCGATGGCGGCCTGGGCCGACGAGGTGATCGCCGGACTGGATGCCGCGCCCGCACCGATCGCCCCGGCGACACCCACATCCCCGGTAGCCCTCACCCGCAACGCGCCGGTGCACGCACCGCTGTGCCGCAACACCCGGCTCACCCCGCTGTCGGCGGCGAAGGAGGTGCGCCAGTTCGGGTTCGACATCTCCGAGCATGTCGCTGAGCACGGTGCCGGCTACGCCGTCGGCGATTCCCTCGGAGTGTTCGTCACCAACTCCGAGGAGTCGGTCTCGGTGTGGCTGGCCGCCACCGGGTTGTCCGGCAACGAGATCATCGAGGTCGACGGCGCCGACACCGACCTGCGCAGCGCGCTCACCTTCTCCTATGACATCTGCCGGGTGACCCCGAATCTGCTGGGCTTCGTCGCCGAACGCAGCCGGGACGCCAAAAAGCTGCGCAAGTCCGGTGACAAGACCGCGTGGCTGGCCGGGCGCAACGGCCTCGATATCGTCGAGGAATTCGCGCTGCGCGCCGATGCGCTGGAATGGCAGGACGCGCTGGTGCGCCTGACGCCGCGGCAGTACTCGATCTCCTCGAGTCCGTTGGTCAGCCCCCACGAGGTGCAGCTGACGGTGTCGGTGGTGCGCTACCGCAGCGCCCGCGGAGAAAACCGCGGCGGTGTGGCATCGACGTATCTGGCCGACCGAGCGTCCTCGGTGCCGGTGTTCGTGCAGCGCTCGCCGAACTTCCGGCCTCCCGCCGAATCGGCCACCCCGATGATCATGGTCGGCCCGGGCACCGGGATCGCCCCGTTCCGCGGCTTCCTGCAGGAGCGCCGCGCGCTGGGCCACACCGGGCGCAACTGGCTGTTCTTCGGCGACCAACACCGCGCCGAGAACTTCTATTATCGCGACGAGCTGGAACACATGGTGGCCGACGGCCTGCTGAACCATCTCGATCTGGCGTTCTCCCGCGATCAGGCCAGCCGGATCTACGTGCAGCACAAGATGCTCGACGCCGGGGCCGAATTGTGGCGCTGGATGGAGGATGGCGCGCACTTCTATGTGTGCGGTGACGCCACCAGGATGGCCCGTGATGTCGATGATGCCTTGACGAAGATCATCCGCACGTACGGCTCGATGTCGGCCGAGGCCGCCCACGACTACAAGAAGGAACTCGTCGCCACCAAGCGCTATGTCCGCGACGTGTATTGA